Proteins from a single region of Starkeya sp. ORNL1:
- the cobO gene encoding cob(I)yrinic acid a,c-diamide adenosyltransferase: MSAITPEEITPEEAERHRAKMAKRKAVQDAEVAEKSVEKGLLIVHTGPGKGKSTAAFGLALRTLGRPDEGIGGRVGVVQFIKGAWHSAERDALETFGERVEWHTMGEGFTWETQDLSRDIAAAQRAWAKALELMADERIGLVILDELNIALRYDYLPLDHVVAALSGRRAGLHVVVTGRNAKPALIEAADLVTEMGLVKHHFAAGVKAQKGVEF, from the coding sequence ATGAGCGCGATCACGCCCGAAGAAATTACTCCGGAAGAGGCCGAGCGCCACCGTGCCAAGATGGCGAAGCGCAAGGCGGTGCAGGACGCCGAGGTGGCGGAGAAGTCGGTCGAGAAGGGCCTGCTCATCGTCCATACCGGCCCCGGCAAGGGCAAATCCACCGCCGCCTTCGGCCTCGCTCTGCGCACGCTCGGCCGACCTGACGAAGGCATCGGCGGGCGGGTCGGCGTAGTCCAGTTCATCAAGGGCGCCTGGCATTCGGCCGAGCGCGACGCGCTTGAAACCTTCGGCGAGCGGGTCGAATGGCACACCATGGGCGAAGGCTTCACCTGGGAGACCCAGGACCTCAGCCGCGATATCGCCGCCGCGCAGCGCGCCTGGGCAAAGGCGCTGGAGCTGATGGCGGATGAGCGCATCGGGCTGGTCATCCTGGATGAGCTGAACATCGCGCTGCGCTACGACTATCTGCCCTTGGATCACGTTGTGGCCGCCTTGAGTGGGCGTCGCGCCGGGCTGCACGTCGTCGTCACCGGCCGCAACGCCAAGCCGGCGCTGATCGAGGCGGCGGATCTCGTCACCGAGATGGGATTGGTGAAGCACCACTTCGCCGCCGGGGTAAAGGCTCAGAAGGGGGTCGAGTTTTGA
- the cbiB gene encoding adenosylcobinamide-phosphate synthase CbiB, whose amino-acid sequence MTFGVAALALLIEAAFGYPAWLYRLIGHPVTWIGRLITLLDRHMNRDKDRADTRRFNGTIALIILLFCVGAPVLFIETRLYAVPFGDVVAALAASTLLAQRSLYTHVRRVADGLEHSLDAGRTAVSHIVGRDPEALDEAGVSRAAIESLAENFSDGIVAPAMWTAVAGVTGGALYKAINTADSMIGHRTPRFVDFGRTAAKVDDFVNLPASRLAGALIIAAAFFIPGASARSAWRAMLADAARHRSPNAGWPEAAMAGALGVALAGPRTYGGKLVQDHWMGRDGRRTANAGDIRRALRIYRLADALLIVLVAAIVIILL is encoded by the coding sequence GTGACCTTCGGTGTAGCCGCACTTGCGCTCCTGATCGAGGCCGCTTTCGGCTATCCAGCCTGGCTGTATCGCTTGATCGGGCATCCTGTCACCTGGATAGGGCGGCTGATCACGCTGCTCGACCGGCACATGAACCGCGACAAGGATCGCGCCGACACCCGCCGCTTCAACGGCACCATCGCGCTGATCATCCTGCTGTTCTGCGTCGGCGCGCCGGTGCTGTTCATCGAGACCCGGCTCTATGCGGTGCCGTTCGGCGATGTGGTCGCCGCGCTTGCCGCCAGCACGCTACTCGCCCAGCGCAGCCTCTATACCCATGTCCGGCGGGTGGCGGACGGGCTAGAGCACAGCCTCGATGCGGGGCGCACCGCGGTGTCGCACATTGTCGGCCGCGATCCGGAGGCGCTGGACGAGGCGGGGGTGTCGCGCGCGGCGATCGAGAGCCTCGCCGAGAATTTCTCCGACGGCATCGTGGCGCCGGCCATGTGGACCGCGGTCGCCGGCGTCACCGGTGGCGCGCTCTACAAGGCGATCAACACCGCGGACAGCATGATCGGCCACCGCACGCCGCGTTTCGTCGATTTCGGCCGCACCGCGGCGAAGGTCGACGATTTCGTCAATCTTCCCGCCTCGCGGCTTGCCGGCGCGCTCATCATCGCCGCCGCCTTCTTCATCCCCGGCGCCTCGGCGCGCAGTGCCTGGCGCGCCATGCTGGCGGATGCTGCCCGGCATCGCTCGCCCAATGCCGGCTGGCCGGAAGCGGCCATGGCCGGCGCGCTCGGCGTCGCGCTGGCTGGTCCGCGCACCTATGGCGGCAAGCTGGTGCAGGATCACTGGATGGGGCGCGACGGACGCCGCACCGCCAATGCCGGAGACATACGCCGCGCCCTGCGTATTTACCGGTTGGCGGACGCGCTGCTCATAGTATTGGTCGCAGCGATCGTCATCATACTTCTCTAG
- the cobU gene encoding bifunctional adenosylcobinamide kinase/adenosylcobinamide-phosphate guanylyltransferase has translation MKLTFILGGARSGKSRHAEVLVERLPSPWTYVATAEAYDDEMVERIALHRSRRGAGWETIDAPHHLAASLMTVPPERPVLVDCLTLWLSNRMLGDADIEMESAVLEAALLAREAPLFVVSNEVGLGIVPDNTLARRFRDAQGRLNQRIATFADEVVLMVAGLPLKVKG, from the coding sequence GTGAAACTCACCTTCATCCTCGGCGGCGCGCGCTCCGGCAAGAGCCGCCACGCCGAGGTGCTGGTGGAACGCCTGCCCTCGCCCTGGACCTACGTCGCCACGGCCGAAGCCTATGATGACGAGATGGTGGAGCGCATCGCGCTCCACCGCTCGCGGCGCGGCGCGGGTTGGGAAACCATCGACGCTCCCCACCACCTCGCCGCGAGCCTGATGACCGTGCCGCCCGAGCGCCCGGTGCTGGTCGACTGCCTGACGCTCTGGCTCTCCAACCGCATGCTGGGCGACGCCGATATCGAGATGGAGAGCGCGGTGCTGGAAGCGGCACTGCTGGCGCGCGAGGCGCCGCTGTTCGTGGTCTCCAACGAGGTCGGGCTCGGCATCGTGCCGGACAATACGCTGGCGCGGCGCTTCCGCGACGCCCAGGGCCGGCTCAACCAGCGCATCGCCACCTTTGCCGACGAGGTAGTGCTGATGGTTGCCGGGCTGCCTTTGAAGGTGAAGGGATGA
- a CDS encoding cobyric acid synthase: MFQGTGSDVGKSLIVAGLARAFANRGLKVRPFKPQNMSNNAAVTADGGEIGRAQALQARAARVAPSVHMNPVLLKPQSETGAQIVVQGRVHATARAAEYQSIKPTLMPAVLESFARLAHEADLVLVEGAGSASEINLRTADIANMGFARAANVPVVLIGDIERGGVIASLVGTHAVLPADDAAMIRGFLVNRFRGDPALFAAGMEEIARRTGWTSLGLIPFFAGAHRLPAEDALGLDGARPAKPGAKLRIAVPILPRISNFDDLDPLDAEPSVEIIRVKPGSPLPGDAQLVILPGSKSTIPDLAALRANGWDIDLAAHVRRGGHVLGLCGGYQMLGRSIADPDGIEGPAGAVPGLGLLDVETVLSGEKRLAAVTGETTDGIVFVGYEMHMGVTEGPGRARPFCRIGGAPEGAVSPDGRIIGTYAHGLFADDRQRAAWLQRLGAGPAQVAYEDGVEATLDALAAHLEAHIDLDHLLELATPISV, translated from the coding sequence ATGTTCCAGGGCACCGGCTCGGATGTCGGCAAGTCGCTCATCGTCGCCGGCCTCGCCCGCGCTTTCGCCAATCGCGGCCTCAAGGTCCGCCCGTTCAAGCCGCAGAACATGTCGAACAATGCGGCGGTCACTGCCGACGGCGGCGAGATCGGCCGGGCGCAGGCACTGCAGGCCCGCGCCGCCCGGGTAGCGCCGTCAGTCCATATGAACCCGGTGCTGTTGAAGCCGCAGAGTGAGACCGGCGCGCAGATCGTGGTGCAGGGCCGCGTCCACGCCACCGCCCGCGCGGCGGAGTACCAGTCGATCAAGCCGACGCTGATGCCGGCGGTGCTGGAAAGTTTCGCCCGCCTCGCGCATGAGGCCGATCTCGTGCTGGTGGAAGGCGCCGGCTCGGCCTCCGAGATCAATCTGCGCACCGCGGACATCGCCAATATGGGCTTCGCCCGCGCTGCCAATGTGCCCGTCGTGCTGATCGGCGACATCGAGCGCGGCGGGGTAATCGCCAGCCTGGTCGGCACTCATGCGGTGCTGCCGGCGGATGACGCCGCGATGATCCGGGGCTTCCTCGTCAATCGGTTCCGTGGCGACCCGGCGCTGTTCGCGGCCGGCATGGAGGAAATTGCCCGCCGCACCGGCTGGACGAGCCTCGGCCTCATCCCGTTCTTCGCGGGCGCGCATCGGCTACCGGCGGAAGATGCGCTCGGGCTCGACGGTGCGCGGCCGGCAAAGCCCGGCGCGAAGCTGCGCATCGCCGTGCCGATCCTGCCGCGCATCTCGAACTTCGATGACCTCGATCCGCTGGATGCCGAGCCCTCGGTCGAAATCATCCGGGTGAAGCCGGGAAGCCCCCTGCCCGGCGATGCGCAGCTCGTCATCCTGCCCGGCTCCAAGTCGACCATTCCCGACCTCGCCGCGCTGCGGGCGAATGGCTGGGACATCGACCTCGCCGCCCATGTGCGGCGCGGCGGCCACGTGCTGGGCCTGTGCGGCGGCTACCAGATGCTGGGCCGTAGCATTGCCGATCCGGACGGCATCGAGGGCCCTGCCGGCGCCGTGCCCGGGCTCGGCTTGCTGGACGTGGAGACCGTGCTCTCCGGCGAGAAGCGCCTCGCCGCGGTCACCGGGGAGACGACCGACGGCATCGTCTTCGTGGGCTATGAAATGCATATGGGCGTCACCGAGGGGCCGGGCCGTGCCCGCCCCTTCTGCCGCATCGGCGGCGCGCCCGAGGGCGCGGTCTCGCCGGACGGACGCATCATCGGCACCTATGCGCACGGCCTGTTCGCTGATGATCGCCAGCGCGCCGCCTGGCTGCAGCGACTGGGCGCCGGCCCGGCGCAGGTCGCCTATGAGGATGGCGTCGAGGCGACGCTCGATGCGCTGGCCGCGCATCTCGAGGCGCACATCGACCTCGACCACCTGCTGGAACTGGCGACGCCGATCAGCGTATGA
- a CDS encoding TadE/TadG family type IV pilus assembly protein, giving the protein MLAGLLGAFRRCDRGNVAMLFALSAVPMFGAAGMAIDYARAVDGRTQLQIALDGAVLAGAVAPGKEVATAQSFFDAAVAPAKLDGASASFDLASGALTGTAHAVVPSTLLKVMHIDSVEIGANAAVQIGSKGGVCILVLDPSGGQALLANSGAKINAPDCEIHVRSTANPAAIFNAGISLNVKKVCVKGANVIQNGGKLAVVETSCAAIDDPFAGKLPTVSVPGNCTSPQPYNANGADVTLPQGNYCNLNINGANNVYMKPGLFQNVTFNGSSTKIHMDPGLYIFKDTTIVNSGSVMTGTGVTLYFADANSKIQFNGNVTLNLSAPTSGTYKALLIYDLASSGTDWVVNGTAGYKLEGLIYLPKRNVTINSTSNVTADKLSMVVNRLILNNTDWKFSPSDSRPMGGTAGAIALIR; this is encoded by the coding sequence ATGCTTGCCGGTCTGCTGGGTGCCTTCCGCCGCTGTGATCGCGGCAATGTGGCGATGCTGTTCGCGCTCTCCGCGGTGCCGATGTTCGGCGCCGCCGGCATGGCGATCGACTATGCGCGTGCCGTCGATGGCCGGACGCAATTGCAGATCGCGCTCGACGGCGCGGTGCTGGCCGGCGCGGTAGCCCCGGGCAAGGAGGTCGCGACCGCGCAGAGCTTCTTCGATGCGGCGGTGGCGCCGGCGAAGCTGGATGGTGCGAGCGCAAGCTTCGACCTTGCGTCTGGCGCGCTCACCGGCACTGCCCATGCGGTGGTCCCCTCGACGCTGCTCAAGGTGATGCACATCGATAGTGTCGAGATCGGCGCGAACGCGGCCGTGCAGATCGGCAGCAAAGGCGGGGTCTGCATACTGGTGCTCGACCCGAGCGGAGGCCAGGCGCTGCTTGCCAATTCCGGTGCCAAGATCAATGCGCCGGATTGCGAGATCCATGTGCGTTCGACCGCGAACCCGGCGGCCATCTTCAATGCCGGCATATCGCTCAATGTGAAGAAGGTCTGCGTCAAGGGCGCCAACGTCATTCAGAATGGCGGCAAGCTCGCCGTGGTGGAGACATCCTGCGCGGCCATCGACGATCCTTTCGCCGGCAAGCTGCCGACGGTGAGCGTGCCCGGCAATTGCACCAGCCCGCAGCCCTATAATGCCAATGGTGCCGACGTCACGCTGCCGCAGGGCAATTATTGCAACCTGAACATCAACGGCGCGAACAACGTCTATATGAAACCGGGCCTGTTCCAGAACGTTACGTTCAACGGAAGTTCGACCAAGATCCACATGGATCCCGGGCTCTACATCTTCAAGGACACCACCATCGTCAATTCCGGCTCGGTCATGACCGGCACCGGGGTGACACTCTATTTCGCCGATGCCAATTCCAAGATCCAGTTCAACGGCAATGTCACGCTGAACCTTTCGGCGCCGACCAGCGGCACCTACAAGGCTCTGCTGATCTATGATCTTGCAAGTTCCGGCACGGACTGGGTGGTCAACGGCACCGCGGGCTACAAGCTCGAAGGCCTGATCTATCTGCCGAAGCGAAACGTCACCATCAATTCCACCAGCAACGTCACCGCGGACAAGCTGTCGATGGTGGTGAACCGCTTGATCCTCAACAATACCGACTGGAAATTCTCCCCGAGCGACAGCCGCCCGATGGGTGGCACTGCGGGCGCCATCGCCCTCATACGCTGA
- a CDS encoding CbtB domain-containing protein — translation MNTKKTGTQNTATLAVETPASRALAITFAALLGVFVVGGVGFSHISAVHNASHDVRHATAFPCH, via the coding sequence ATGAATACGAAGAAGACCGGCACGCAGAACACCGCGACCCTTGCCGTCGAGACCCCCGCGTCCCGCGCGCTCGCCATCACCTTCGCCGCCTTGCTCGGCGTGTTCGTGGTCGGCGGCGTGGGCTTCTCCCACATCAGCGCCGTGCACAATGCGTCGCACGACGTGCGCCACGCCACTGCCTTCCCCTGTCACTGA
- a CDS encoding TadE/TadG family type IV pilus assembly protein: MFLRRLAAFFTDRRGNVGIIFGLTAVPAIGVVGAGIDFARANHERAAMQSMLDSAVLAGVTAAGKEATTAKAFFDAQAAGLNLTDANASFTMGADSTLSGTATGTMETTLLGVMHITTVELGANAAAKVYGAPASSDPASDVGGKVCILLVDPNASQSFLANGGAKITAPDCEIHVRSTANPAAIINGSTDLNVQKICVKGSKVITNGSGKPPVETDCAALDDPYAGKLPTVAVPANCTVSNANYNANGADVDLPSGNYCNVNINGARNVTMRPGLFQNIIFNGSTSIAMAPGLYVFKNSSVVNSGSVMKGTGVSIYFPDANSKIQFNGDVTLNLSAPTGGDYAGVLFFEPTGLSKSSLVFNSTDKSVITGMMYLPSRNVTFNSVSNITAHKVMLVYNTMILNASGWSFSGSDKAIALGSGAGEGDTEVPRRVALVH; encoded by the coding sequence ATGTTTCTGCGGCGTCTGGCTGCGTTCTTCACTGATCGCCGTGGCAATGTCGGGATAATCTTCGGGCTCACCGCGGTGCCGGCCATTGGCGTGGTCGGAGCCGGCATCGACTTCGCGCGGGCCAATCACGAGCGCGCCGCCATGCAGAGCATGCTGGACAGCGCCGTGCTGGCCGGCGTCACCGCTGCCGGCAAGGAGGCGACCACCGCCAAGGCGTTCTTCGATGCGCAGGCGGCCGGCCTCAATCTGACCGACGCCAATGCCTCCTTCACCATGGGCGCGGATTCGACGCTGAGCGGTACCGCCACCGGCACGATGGAGACGACGCTGCTCGGCGTCATGCACATCACCACCGTCGAACTCGGCGCCAATGCCGCCGCCAAGGTCTATGGCGCCCCGGCTTCATCCGATCCCGCATCCGATGTCGGCGGCAAGGTGTGCATCCTGCTGGTCGATCCGAATGCGAGCCAGTCATTCCTGGCCAATGGCGGCGCCAAGATCACGGCACCGGATTGCGAGATCCATGTGCGCTCGACCGCCAATCCGGCGGCGATCATCAATGGCAGCACCGATCTCAATGTGCAGAAGATCTGCGTGAAGGGCAGCAAGGTCATCACCAATGGCAGCGGCAAGCCGCCGGTGGAGACCGATTGCGCGGCGCTGGACGACCCCTATGCCGGCAAACTGCCGACGGTCGCGGTGCCCGCCAATTGCACCGTCTCCAATGCCAATTACAACGCCAATGGCGCCGATGTCGATTTGCCTTCAGGCAATTATTGCAACGTCAATATCAATGGCGCCCGCAATGTCACCATGCGGCCCGGCCTGTTCCAGAACATCATTTTCAACGGCTCGACCTCGATAGCGATGGCGCCGGGCCTCTACGTCTTCAAGAACAGCAGCGTCGTCAATTCTGGCTCGGTGATGAAGGGCACCGGGGTGTCGATCTATTTCCCCGACGCCAATTCGAAGATCCAGTTCAATGGCGATGTCACCCTGAACCTCTCCGCGCCCACCGGCGGCGACTATGCCGGCGTGCTGTTCTTCGAGCCGACCGGCCTTTCGAAATCCTCGCTGGTGTTCAACAGCACGGACAAGTCGGTGATCACGGGCATGATGTATCTGCCCAGCCGCAACGTGACCTTCAACTCGGTGTCGAACATCACCGCCCACAAGGTGATGCTGGTCTATAACACCATGATCCTGAACGCCTCGGGCTGGAGCTTCAGCGGCTCCGACAAGGCCATCGCGCTCGGCAGCGGCGCAGGGGAAGGCGACACCGAGGTGCCGCGCCGGGTCGCACTGGTGCACTGA
- the cobW gene encoding cobalamin biosynthesis protein CobW, with product MSSDLRKVPCTIVTGFLGSGKTTLIRHVLTEAKGRRLAVIVNEFGDVGIDGEILRGCGNEACPEENIVELANGCICCTVADDFVPALDAILALEPKVEHILIETSGLALPKPLVQAFHWPAIRSRVTVDGVVAVVDGEALAAGRVANDLDALAEQRAGDAALDHDDPIEEVFEDQIACADLVVLTKGDLVDRAGAERAKAVLDASLPRAVRVVSAVAGRLDPAVLLGLGVGTEADIENRRTHHDNELEHDHDDFDSFVINVPEVANPEELSARIARAAEEAGALRVKGFVAVTGKPMRLLVQAVGPRVTQQYDRAWGAGERAGRLVVIGLKGLDRAAVERALGVLEAV from the coding sequence ATGAGTTCCGACCTCAGAAAAGTGCCGTGCACCATCGTCACCGGCTTCCTCGGCTCGGGGAAGACGACGCTGATCCGCCATGTGCTCACCGAAGCCAAGGGCCGGCGGCTGGCGGTGATCGTCAATGAGTTCGGCGATGTCGGCATTGACGGCGAGATACTCAGGGGCTGCGGCAATGAGGCCTGCCCGGAGGAGAACATCGTCGAGCTGGCGAATGGCTGCATCTGCTGCACCGTGGCGGATGATTTCGTTCCCGCGCTCGACGCCATCCTGGCGCTGGAGCCGAAGGTCGAGCACATCCTGATCGAGACCTCGGGCCTGGCTTTGCCGAAGCCGCTGGTGCAGGCGTTCCACTGGCCGGCGATCAGGAGCCGGGTGACGGTCGACGGCGTGGTGGCGGTGGTGGACGGTGAGGCGCTGGCTGCCGGGCGCGTCGCCAATGATCTCGATGCGCTGGCCGAGCAGCGGGCGGGCGACGCCGCGCTCGACCATGACGATCCGATCGAGGAAGTGTTCGAGGACCAGATCGCCTGCGCCGATCTCGTGGTGCTGACCAAGGGCGATCTCGTCGACCGAGCCGGCGCTGAACGGGCCAAGGCGGTGCTCGATGCCAGCCTGCCGCGTGCGGTGCGGGTGGTGAGCGCGGTGGCCGGCCGGCTCGATCCAGCGGTGCTGCTGGGCCTCGGTGTCGGCACCGAGGCCGACATCGAGAACCGTCGCACCCACCATGATAATGAGCTTGAGCACGATCATGACGACTTTGACAGTTTTGTCATAAATGTCCCCGAAGTCGCTAACCCTGAAGAGCTTTCCGCCCGCATCGCGCGTGCCGCGGAGGAGGCGGGCGCGCTGCGGGTGAAGGGCTTCGTCGCGGTGACGGGCAAGCCGATGCGGCTGCTGGTTCAGGCGGTCGGGCCGCGGGTCACGCAGCAATATGACCGCGCTTGGGGTGCCGGCGAGCGCGCCGGCCGGCTCGTGGTGATCGGGCTGAAGGGGCTTGACCGCGCCGCGGTGGAACGGGCGCTCGGCGTGCTGGAGGCGGTCTAA
- a CDS encoding CbtA family protein: MSLFRTILFVAALAGIGSGVVAAGIHMVGAVPLILKAETYESAAEATEAPAAQAPVAHAHDAATPAHEHDADEWAPSDGFERNGLTLVFMVLTGFGFGLLLMAASELAGGIDGWRQGILWGFAGFAVFTLAPQLGLPPELPAMPAADLMARQIWWIGTAAATAGGLALLVFGRVPLLAALGVMLILIPHVIGAPQPASFETPIPEGLHHSFVVASVASSFVFWVLLGGLAGWLRPRIAALEANRALARAA, encoded by the coding sequence ATGTCACTTTTCAGGACGATTCTGTTCGTTGCGGCCCTTGCCGGTATCGGCAGCGGCGTGGTCGCCGCCGGCATCCACATGGTCGGCGCCGTGCCGCTGATCCTCAAGGCCGAGACCTATGAGAGCGCGGCCGAAGCCACGGAAGCGCCGGCCGCACAAGCACCAGTGGCACATGCGCATGATGCCGCCACGCCCGCTCATGAGCACGACGCCGACGAATGGGCGCCGAGCGACGGCTTCGAGCGCAACGGCCTCACGCTGGTCTTCATGGTGCTCACCGGCTTCGGCTTCGGCCTGCTGCTGATGGCGGCAAGCGAGCTGGCCGGCGGCATCGACGGCTGGCGGCAGGGCATCCTCTGGGGTTTCGCCGGCTTCGCGGTGTTCACCCTCGCTCCTCAGCTCGGCCTGCCTCCGGAGCTCCCGGCCATGCCGGCGGCCGACCTCATGGCGCGACAGATCTGGTGGATCGGCACCGCGGCCGCTACCGCCGGCGGCCTCGCGCTGCTGGTGTTCGGCCGCGTGCCATTGCTCGCCGCACTCGGCGTCATGCTGATCCTCATCCCGCACGTCATCGGTGCACCGCAGCCGGCGAGCTTCGAGACGCCGATCCCGGAGGGGCTGCATCACAGCTTCGTCGTCGCTTCGGTGGCCTCCAGCTTCGTGTTCTGGGTGCTGCTCGGCGGGCTGGCCGGCTGGCTGCGTCCACGGATCGCCGCGCTCGAGGCGAACCGCGCTCTGGCGCGGGCGGCGTGA